One segment of Kryptolebias marmoratus isolate JLee-2015 linkage group LG23, ASM164957v2, whole genome shotgun sequence DNA contains the following:
- the LOC108245678 gene encoding proteoglycan 4 codes for MDQWENADESAPLLKEQRKQIKAQRAEKHSTHTSSCNSISTCLTWCCSFCKPQRPDSPESEVVPGPKLIPEHEPLLQPEYGTISETESIQGSEPFSGAEHETICEPKLIPRHVLESVSRPEPDPIQRPAPHSALKSELDPIQRPVLELALETESVSKSESESVQISGPAGKSVSGPEPIAGAFINLVSETESVSESEPDSVPEPESNAEPPPQYVSKPEPQSLLEPDSIPGPALEAVPHSVCNSEPESVTEPEPILGPAADSVSRSEPASVHEPELIPRPVFDPEAISGFVHKLVPETESVSESELVPAVKPEPESVLKAGSIPGPVGKSVPEPKHIAAPLLDLVPETESESVQEPGPTLEPAVELKSVSKPEPESVFEAGSIPGPAGKSVPEPKHVVAPLLDLVPQTESVLESEPDSIPEPESIPSPALEPAPESVSKPEPESVPEPELIPGTVFDPEVISGFVHKLVPETESVSKPEPESVLEAGFIPGPAGKSVPEPKYIAAPLLDLVPETESILESEPKSILKSESIQGSACVFSEAKPIAEPAHESVSKLEPELIPGPNFELAPETESVSEVESESVQEPGPILEPAVEPVSKPEPESMLEPELVPETESGLVTTAEPESPSKSELESVSKAEPIPGPTGKSESEPIAGTILDLVPEIESVPESEPESIQGTAPVYVSEVKLVAEPAPVSVSKPETEYVSEPEPIQEPVFELSPGTESVSEQESESVCEPGPILGPSVESVSRPEPGSVPEPELKPGPVFELVPETESLSESEFIQTVEPKSISEPESESVHEPEPMSGPEPDSVSKSYQDLFLD; via the exons ATGGATCAGTGGGAAAATGCAGATGAGAGCGCGCCTTTGCTCAAGGAACAAAGGAAACAAATCAAAGCTCAAAG GGCAGAAAAGCATTCCACACATACGTCATCCTGCAATTCCATCTCAACATGTCTGACTTGGTGTTGCTCTTTCTG CAAACCTCAGAGACCAGACTCGCCTGAATCTGAAGTTGTGCCTGGACCAAAACTCATACCAGAACATGAACCTTTATTACAGCCTGAATATGGGACTATATCTGAAACTGAATCCATACAAGGATCTGAACCTTTCTCAGGAGCTGAACATGAAACCATATGTGAACCTAAACTCATTCCAAGACATGTGCTTGAATCTGTATCAAGACCTGAACCAGACCCCATACAAAGACCTGCACCTCACTCTGCATTAAAATCTGAACTAGACCCCATACAAAGACCTGTTCTTGAATTGGCACTTGAAACTGAATCTGTATCAAAATCTGAGTCTGAATCTGTACAAATATCAGGACCTGCAGGTAAATCTGTATCTGGACCAGAACCTATagcaggagcttttattaactTGGTATCTGAAACTGAATCTGTATCAGAATCTGAACCTGATTCTGTACCTGAACCAGAATCCAATGCAGAACCCCCACCTCAATATGTATCAAAACCAGAACCACAATCTTTACTTGAACCAGATTCGATACCAGGACCTGCCCTTGAAGCTGTACCTCATTCTGTATGCAATTCTGAACCAGAATCTGTAACTGAACCAGAACCCATACTAGGGCCTGCAGCTGACTCTGTATCAAGATCTGAACCTGCATCTGTGCATGAACCAGAACTCATACCAAGACCTGTTTTTGACCCAGAAGCCATATCAGGATTTGTTCATAAATTGGTACCTGAAACAGAATCTGTATCAGAATCTGAACTTGTACCAGCGGTTAAACCTGAACCTGAATCTGTACTTAAAGCAGGATCCATACCAGGACCTGTGGGTAAATCTGTACCTGAACCTAAACATATAGCAGCACCTCTTCTTGACTTGGTACCTGAAACTGAATCTGAATCAGTTCAAGAACCAGGACCCACACTAGAACCTGCAGTTGAACTTAAATCTGTATCAAAACCTGAACCTGAATCTGTTTTTGAAGCAGGATCCATACCAGGACCTGCAGGTAAATCTGTACCTGAACCTAAACATGTAGTAGCACCTCTTCTTGACTTGGTACCTCAAACTGAATCTGTATTAGAATCTGAACCTGATTCAATACCTGAACCAGAATCCATTCCAAGTCCTGCCCTGGAACCTGCACCTGAATCTGTATCAAAACCTGAACCAGAATCTGTGCCTGAACCTGAACTCATACCAGGAACTGTTTTTGACCCAGAAGTCATATCGGGATTTGTTCATAAATTGGTACCTGAAACAGAATCTGTATCAAAACCTGAACCTGAATCTGTACTTGAAGCAGGATTCATACCAGGACCTGCGGGTAAATCTGTACCTGAACCTAAATATATAGCAGCACCTCTTCTTGACTTGGTACCTGAAACTGAATCTATATTAGAATCTGAACCTAAATCTATACTTAAATCAGAATCCATACAAGGATCTGCATGTGTATTTTCAGAGGCTAAACCCATAGCAGAACCTGCACACGAATCTGTGTCAAAACTTGAACCAGAACTCATACCAGGGCCTAATTTTGAATTGGCACCTGAAACTGAATCTGTATCAGAAGTTGAATCTGAATCAGTTCAAGAACCAGGACCCATACTAGAACCTGCAGTTGAACCTGTATCAAAACCTGAACCGGAGTCTATGCTTGAACCAGAACTGGTTCCTGAAACAGAATCTGGACTTGTAACAACAGCTGAACCTGAATCTCCATCAAAATCTGAACTTGAATCTGTATCTAAAGCAGAACCTATACCAGGACCTACAGGTAAATCTGAATCTGAACCCATAGCAGGAACTATTCTTGACTTGGTACCTGAAATTGAATCTGTACCAGAATCTGAACCAGAATCCATACAAGGAACTGCACCTGTGTATGTATCAGAAGTTAAACTCGTAGCAGAACCTGCACCTGTATCTGTATcaaaaccagaaacagaatATGTATCTGAACCAGAACCCATACAAGAACCTGTATTTGAACTGTCACCTGGTACTGAATCTGTATCAGAACAGGAATCTGAATCAGTTTGTGAACCAGGGCCAATACTAGGACCTTCAGTTGAATCTGTATCAAGACCTGAACCAGGATCTGTGCCTGAACCAGAACTCAAACCAGGACCTGTTTTTGAGTTGGTACCTGAAACAGAATCTTTATCAGAATCTGAATTCATACAAACGGTTGAACCTAAATCGATATCAGAACCTGAATCTGAATCTGTACATGAACCAGAACCTATGTCAGGACCTGAACCAGACTCTGTATCAAAATCATACCAGGACCTGTTCTTGGATTAG